One Setaria viridis chromosome 5, Setaria_viridis_v4.0, whole genome shotgun sequence genomic region harbors:
- the LOC140222828 gene encoding uncharacterized protein: protein MPITFTGEDFKLKTTSHNDVMVIKALIAGWTVGKVLVDMGSSADILLPNAFREMNIDMNTLDPPDIPLLGFGGKPVKALGKIALPVSFGDRDNARTEHITFDVVEMHYPYNAILGRGFITKMDATIRQLYLCMKIPVHKGVIIVYGDQQMARNIERGAAPGQKNVHHLAPSSEAESTTKKKTYNKPRRDKEKIKISADGETKRVLLDGYITDRFVTIGANLDPEEERNLIECLNKNKDIFAWSAGDLKGVDREIIEHSFDIRQGAKPKKQKLRKMSDKKVQAIKAEVDRLLEANVIRPIQYPEWLANTVPVQKKNGKWRMCIDFTDLNKACPKDDYPLERIDKVVDDAANSEMLLLLDLFSGYHQIRIKKEDEGKTSFVTPFGTFCFVRMPEGLKNAGQTFSRMTATVLDN, encoded by the coding sequence atgcccataaccttcacaGGGGAAGACTTCAAGCTCAAGACAACCTCGCACAACGATGTGATGGTCATTAAAGCGCTGATAGCAGGCTGGACGGTTGGAAAAGTCCTAGTTGACATGGGCAGCTCCGCGGACATCCTTTTGCCAAATGCCTTCAGAGAAATgaacattgacatgaacacACTCGACCCACCCGACATCCCACTTCTCGGCTTCGGTGGAAAGCCAGTGAAAGCTTTGGGAAAAATTGCTCTCCCGGTCTCATTTGGGGATCGCGACAATGCAAGAACAGAACACATCACATTCGACGTGGTGGAGATGCACTACCCCTACAATGCAATACTTGGTCGCGGCTTCATCACCAAGATGGATGCAACAATTAGGCAACTGtacctatgcatgaaaatacccgTGCACAAGGGGGTCATAATAGTGTACGGTGATCAGCAAATGGCAAGAAACATAGAAAGAGGGGCAGCTCCGGgccaaaagaatgtccaccaccTAGCGCCATCAAGCGAAGCCGAGAGcacaacaaagaaaaagacaTACAACAAGCCCAGGAGggacaaagaaaaaataaagatcaGTGCTGACGGCGAAACAAAGCGGGTACTCCTGGATGGGTACATCACAGACAGGTTCGTAACAATTGGAGCCAACCTCGATCCCGAAGAAGAACGCAACCTCATCGAGTgcctcaacaagaacaaagatatcttcgcttggtccGCAGGCGACCTCAAAGGAGTGGATAGAGAAATCATTGAGCATAGCTTTGATATCAGACAAGGAGCTAAGCCAAAGAAGCAGAAGTTAAGGAAGATGTCCGACAAAAAGGTCCAAGCCATAAAGGCCGAAGTCGACAGGCTCCTCGAAGCCAACGTAATCAGGCCAATCCAGTatcctgagtggctagctaacacAGTGCCAgtacaaaagaaaaatggcaaatggagaatgtgcatagacTTTACAGATCTCAACAAGGCCTGCCCAAAAGATGATTACCCTCTCGAGAGGATTGACAAGGTGGTGGACGACGCTGCAAACAGTGAAATGCTCTTGCTACTGGACCTcttctcggggtatcaccagatcaGAATCAAGAAAGAGGACGAAGGCAAAACAAGCTTCGTGACACCTTTTGGAACATTCTGTTTCGTGCGTATGCCAGAGGGGCTAAAGAATGCAGGCCAAACATTCTCAAGGATGACAGCAACAGTCCTGGACAACTAG